One window of the Allorhizobium ampelinum S4 genome contains the following:
- a CDS encoding F0F1 ATP synthase subunit B: protein MFVTPAYAEEVPAAAETHTETGVPAEAGHGRGVFPPFDHSTFPSQLLWLVITFGLFYILMQRVIVPRVGGILENRHDRIAKDIDEASRLKAEADAEVETYEKELIAAKAKGNQIASAAREAAKAKAAADRAAVEAELSSKVAAAEASIAAIKTKAFAEVDTIATETVAAIVEQLTGANVTVADAQSAVAAGKRG from the coding sequence ATGTTCGTTACCCCCGCCTATGCCGAGGAAGTCCCGGCAGCGGCTGAGACCCACACGGAAACCGGCGTTCCCGCGGAAGCCGGACATGGACGAGGCGTATTTCCGCCCTTCGACCATTCTACCTTCCCATCGCAGTTGTTGTGGCTGGTCATCACTTTTGGCCTGTTCTACATTCTGATGCAGCGGGTCATCGTGCCACGCGTCGGCGGTATCCTCGAAAATCGTCACGACCGGATCGCCAAGGATATCGACGAGGCCAGCCGCCTGAAGGCGGAAGCGGATGCCGAAGTCGAGACCTATGAAAAAGAATTGATCGCCGCCAAGGCGAAGGGCAACCAGATAGCCTCTGCCGCGCGGGAAGCCGCCAAGGCCAAGGCTGCCGCCGACCGCGCTGCTGTCGAGGCTGAGCTGTCCAGCAAGGTTGCTGCTGCGGAAGCCAGCATTGCAGCAATCAAGACCAAGGCTTTTGCCGAGGTTGACACGATTGCTACGGAAACCGTTGCCGCCATCGTTGAGCAACTGACCGGTGCAAATGTCACCGTAGCAGATGCGCAATCGGCTGTTGCCGCTGGCAAGAGGGGCTGA
- a CDS encoding F0F1 ATP synthase subunit B, whose translation MQYDATFFAFVGLVLFLALIAYLKVPGMMAKSLDARADNIRDELAEAKRLREEAQQLLAEYRAKRKQAEAEAQAIVTAAEREAAALTEEARQKTEEFVQRRNALSEQKIKQAETDAINAVRSAAVDLAISAAETLLKQKVDAQLQSGLFNSSVSEVKNRLN comes from the coding sequence ATGCAATATGATGCAACTTTCTTCGCTTTTGTTGGCCTGGTGCTGTTTCTGGCACTGATTGCCTATCTCAAAGTCCCGGGCATGATGGCGAAGTCGCTGGATGCACGTGCAGACAATATCCGTGACGAATTGGCGGAAGCCAAGCGCCTGCGGGAAGAAGCCCAGCAATTGTTGGCGGAATATCGTGCCAAGCGCAAACAGGCTGAAGCGGAAGCTCAGGCCATCGTTACCGCCGCCGAGCGCGAAGCAGCCGCCCTGACGGAAGAAGCCCGTCAGAAGACCGAGGAATTCGTTCAGCGCCGCAATGCGCTGTCGGAACAGAAGATCAAGCAGGCCGAAACCGACGCCATCAATGCGGTTCGCTCGGCTGCTGTCGATCTTGCAATCTCGGCTGCAGAGACCCTGTTGAAGCAGAAAGTCGACGCCCAGTTGCAGTCAGGCCTGTTTAATTCGTCTGTCAGCGAAGTGAAAAACCGTCTGAACTGA
- a CDS encoding ribonuclease HII — protein MPKRSPSDMPDLFTLPLTGPDFSLEESFKAKGCWPVAGTDEAGRGPLAGPVVAAAVILDPDAIPDGLNDSKKLTAAKREALFIQILATATVSIASSGSDHIDRRDIRKASLDAMRRAAAGLSLAPAHLLCDGRDVPPGLICGGTAVIKGDARSLSIAAASIVAKVMRDRMMTRAALVFPQYGFDAHAGYGTKVHQKAIADHGPCPLHRMSFSPLRLQDER, from the coding sequence ATGCCAAAACGTTCTCCATCCGACATGCCCGATCTTTTCACCCTGCCCCTGACCGGGCCGGATTTTTCGCTGGAAGAGAGTTTCAAAGCCAAAGGTTGCTGGCCAGTGGCGGGCACGGATGAGGCCGGACGCGGCCCACTGGCCGGGCCGGTGGTGGCCGCAGCGGTCATTCTTGACCCCGACGCCATTCCTGATGGTCTCAACGATTCGAAAAAGCTTACCGCTGCCAAACGCGAGGCGCTTTTTATTCAGATCCTGGCAACGGCAACGGTCTCTATCGCCTCTTCAGGCTCCGATCATATCGACCGGCGGGATATTCGCAAAGCCAGCCTCGACGCCATGCGCCGGGCCGCAGCCGGGCTTTCACTCGCCCCCGCCCATCTGCTTTGCGATGGCCGGGACGTTCCCCCAGGCCTAATCTGCGGAGGCACTGCCGTCATCAAAGGCGATGCAAGATCGCTCTCCATTGCCGCCGCATCGATTGTCGCCAAGGTCATGCGAGACCGGATGATGACGCGCGCCGCCCTGGTCTTCCCCCAATACGGATTTGATGCCCATGCGGGCTACGGCACCAAGGTCCACCAGAAAGCCATCGCCGATCATGGTCCCTGCCCCCTTCACCGGATGAGTTTTAGTCCTCTGCGCCTACAGGATGAACGGTGA
- a CDS encoding PA0069 family radical SAM protein translates to MTVLSDVRQAAFQPANTADIADALLVASGLRVDGARRRGRGAGLNPSGRFETLERQLEDDGWASLEDMPPFRTEVQVERPKTVITRNDSPDIPFDRSVNPYRGCEHGCIYCFARPSHSYMGLSPGLDFEARLFAKPDAPKLLERELSKPGYKPRTIAIGTNTDPYQPIEREWRIMRQLLEVLKEANHPVAIVTKSAMVLRDIDILADMAEKGLAKVGISVTTLDRKLARTMEPRASTPSRRLEAIKALSEAGISTSVLVSPVIPALNDHEIERILDAAKAAGASEASYVLLRLPLEVSPLFRDWLLQHYPDRYRHVMSLVRSMRDGKDYDAEFGKRMKGTGPYAWQISRRFEIATKRLGMGRRSMQLRDDLFIPPMGNGVQLSLL, encoded by the coding sequence ATGACCGTACTGTCTGATGTCAGGCAGGCTGCCTTTCAGCCTGCCAATACGGCGGATATTGCCGACGCGCTGCTGGTCGCCTCAGGGCTTCGGGTGGATGGCGCACGCAGGCGCGGACGCGGCGCGGGTCTCAATCCCTCCGGGCGTTTTGAAACGCTGGAGCGGCAGCTGGAAGACGATGGCTGGGCAAGCCTCGAAGACATGCCCCCTTTCCGCACTGAAGTCCAGGTAGAGCGGCCAAAGACGGTGATTACCCGCAATGATTCGCCGGACATTCCCTTCGATCGTTCGGTCAATCCGTATCGCGGCTGTGAGCATGGTTGCATCTATTGTTTTGCCAGGCCGAGCCACAGTTATATGGGCCTGTCTCCAGGGCTTGATTTTGAAGCCCGGTTGTTTGCCAAGCCGGATGCGCCGAAGCTGTTGGAGCGGGAGCTGTCCAAGCCAGGCTACAAGCCTCGCACCATCGCCATCGGCACCAATACCGATCCTTACCAGCCCATCGAGCGGGAATGGCGGATCATGCGGCAATTGCTTGAGGTGCTGAAAGAGGCCAATCATCCGGTTGCCATCGTGACCAAGTCGGCAATGGTGCTACGGGACATCGATATTCTGGCCGATATGGCCGAAAAGGGCCTGGCCAAGGTCGGTATTTCAGTCACCACACTGGACCGCAAACTGGCCCGGACCATGGAGCCCCGCGCCTCGACCCCAAGCCGTCGGCTGGAGGCGATCAAGGCCCTGAGCGAGGCTGGCATCTCGACAAGCGTCTTGGTGTCGCCGGTCATTCCCGCCCTGAATGATCATGAAATTGAGCGTATCCTCGATGCCGCCAAGGCAGCCGGAGCCTCGGAGGCGAGCTATGTCCTGTTGCGCCTGCCGCTGGAGGTCAGCCCGCTGTTTCGTGACTGGCTGCTGCAACATTATCCTGACCGCTATCGCCATGTCATGTCGTTGGTGCGCTCAATGCGCGACGGCAAGGATTACGATGCGGAATTCGGCAAGCGGATGAAAGGCACCGGCCCCTATGCCTGGCAGATCAGCCGCCGTTTCGAGATAGCCACCAAACGTCTCGGCATGGGCCGTCGGAGCATGCAATTGCGCGACGATCTGTTCATCCCGCCTATGGGCAATGGTGTGCAGCTATCGCTGCTGTAA
- a CDS encoding glycosyl transferase, protein MLTVIIECRDQESELAQTLTTLVAGAVQGIICDVVVLDHGSSDGTSRLADAAGCRFHMIWDLREVVAAARGEWLLLVEPGARPSSGWIEEVAEYVALNSAPARFSPSRHHKRPFFRRFIRRGPPLEHGFLLRKSQAQSLVKTGMKLADLVAGLRGRALSSEMVPAWAVRQARA, encoded by the coding sequence ATGTTGACTGTTATTATCGAATGCCGCGATCAGGAAAGCGAATTGGCGCAAACCTTGACCACCCTTGTCGCCGGGGCGGTGCAGGGTATTATTTGTGACGTGGTTGTTCTGGATCATGGGTCCAGCGATGGGACGTCGCGGTTGGCCGATGCAGCGGGCTGCCGATTTCACATGATCTGGGATTTGCGAGAGGTGGTTGCGGCAGCCAGGGGCGAATGGTTGCTCCTGGTCGAGCCAGGCGCCCGGCCATCCTCTGGATGGATCGAGGAAGTAGCGGAATATGTGGCACTGAACAGCGCGCCGGCCCGGTTTTCACCTTCACGGCATCATAAGCGTCCGTTTTTTCGGCGCTTCATCCGGCGCGGTCCGCCGTTGGAACATGGATTTCTGCTGCGAAAGAGCCAAGCTCAATCCCTGGTCAAGACGGGCATGAAGCTCGCTGATCTGGTCGCTGGGCTGAGGGGCAGGGCGCTGTCCAGTGAAATGGTGCCAGCTTGGGCTGTCCGTCAGGCACGGGCTTAA
- the moaB gene encoding molybdenum cofactor biosynthesis protein B, translated as MPGLDETRAFIPLGFAVLTVSDSRTLTDDRSGDVLVERIETAGHQLIDRAIVPDDADRIANQVRAWSQSQDVDVIITTGGTGFTGRDVTPEAVEPLFDKRMDGFSAVFHRISYDKIGTSTIQSRATAGLANGTFVFVLPGSPGACKDGWDGILAQQLDYRYRPCNFVEIMPRLAEHLKRAKA; from the coding sequence ATGCCCGGACTGGACGAAACACGCGCTTTTATTCCCCTCGGCTTCGCCGTTCTGACGGTGTCGGACAGCAGAACATTGACCGACGACCGCTCCGGCGATGTGCTGGTCGAGCGGATCGAGACGGCTGGGCATCAGCTCATCGACCGCGCCATCGTCCCCGACGATGCCGATCGGATCGCCAACCAGGTGCGCGCCTGGAGCCAATCGCAGGATGTCGACGTGATCATCACCACCGGTGGCACCGGATTTACCGGTCGAGATGTGACGCCGGAGGCGGTGGAGCCGCTGTTCGACAAGCGGATGGACGGATTTTCCGCCGTGTTTCACCGGATTTCCTATGATAAAATCGGCACTTCGACCATCCAGTCGCGCGCTACAGCCGGACTTGCCAACGGCACCTTCGTTTTCGTCCTACCCGGCTCTCCCGGTGCCTGCAAGGATGGTTGGGATGGTATTCTTGCGCAACAGTTGGACTATCGTTACCGGCCCTGCAATTTCGTGGAAATCATGCCCCGGCTGGCCGAGCATCTGAAGCGGGCCAAGGCGTAA
- a CDS encoding 4-(cytidine 5'-diphospho)-2-C-methyl-D-erythritol kinase has product MTVFREIAAAKINLALHVTGRRDDGYHLLDTLVTFAGHGDVITVEAARQDEFTLSGRFAGQLQSEDPAGNLVIRARDLLRTATLAKGLPAPSVAISLQKNLPIASGIGGGSADAAATLRALQHLWESHLEPAALEDLALKLGADVPMCLASTSLRATGIGEDLTPLPALPRFGLLLGNPLQAVSTPAIFKAMTRRDNPPIGPLPTLMDQDPWIETLRRLRNDLQPAAETLCPHIAELSRMIEATGALVTRMSGSGATCFGLYPTYDAAFAAEKALLTARPDWYFQASQTL; this is encoded by the coding sequence ATGACCGTATTTCGTGAAATTGCAGCGGCAAAGATCAATCTTGCCCTGCATGTCACGGGCAGACGGGATGATGGCTACCACCTTCTCGATACGCTCGTGACATTTGCCGGACATGGCGACGTGATCACCGTTGAAGCGGCCCGACAGGATGAATTTACCCTGTCGGGGCGCTTCGCAGGCCAGCTTCAGTCGGAGGATCCGGCTGGAAACCTGGTTATTCGGGCGCGGGATCTGTTGCGAACAGCCACTCTGGCCAAGGGCCTGCCTGCCCCGTCCGTTGCCATCTCCTTACAAAAAAATCTGCCAATTGCGTCCGGCATTGGTGGCGGTTCAGCCGATGCCGCAGCCACGCTGAGGGCTTTGCAGCACCTATGGGAAAGCCATCTTGAGCCAGCCGCCTTGGAGGATCTGGCCCTAAAGCTGGGAGCAGATGTGCCGATGTGCCTTGCAAGCACATCCTTGCGCGCCACAGGCATTGGCGAAGACCTGACACCCCTGCCGGCCTTGCCACGCTTTGGCCTCCTGCTCGGCAATCCGTTGCAGGCGGTGTCCACACCAGCGATCTTCAAGGCGATGACCAGGCGCGACAATCCACCGATTGGCCCGCTGCCAACGCTGATGGACCAAGACCCATGGATAGAGACGCTCCGCCGATTGCGTAATGATCTGCAACCCGCCGCCGAAACCTTGTGTCCGCACATTGCCGAGCTTTCCCGGATGATCGAAGCAACCGGCGCGCTTGTCACCCGGATGTCCGGCTCCGGCGCCACCTGTTTTGGCCTTTACCCCACCTATGACGCTGCATTTGCCGCTGAAAAAGCGCTTCTCACGGCGCGGCCGGATTGGTATTTTCAGGCGAGCCAGACCCTATAG
- a CDS encoding tetratricopeptide repeat protein: MRQIFAKRFLSGTALLLLVSFSGGVLPSFLAPPVAMAAETAKQPVDGFDLDEVDTLSGAYLAARTANTDRDFTTAVTLYEKALRFEPQDLEIRESLMLSLLMAGRFEEGAKYANELRKDQAVERITAIVRGLEAIKGKKYRTAEKVLAYKGPNDLDRLTNALLTAWAKMGAGRGKEALADLDKMKGPDWYGIFKNYNAGVMAAAIGDETKARSYLSGVITDREGGATAPDTFLRAVMALATLEAKTGNKQKALDALAAGDEVLNNYPPFKAMRERIEKGEVPKPQVATADEGAASVLFSIGGALNRQGTQDTVALYLQLSRALDPDSADTLIMLGGIAEGNKQTDLAISFYKQVPAESPMRRISEMQLGLALAETGKVEESKAHLKSLIASDPQDIRSYLAYGSVLSDAKDYTEMAANYDKAAEILGSAPGKNQWPVFFQRGIAYERLKKWDQAEPNFRKALELNPQQPQVLNYLGYSWVDMNRNLQEGLEMIKKAVELKPDDGYIVDSLGWAYYRLGRYDEAVEELERAVQLKAGDATINDHLGDAYWRVGRKLEATFQWRQVLAFKPEPELIATVQEKLEKGLPDLPAGPGAAEATPPVAPAPTPTPQTPDQPEKKS, translated from the coding sequence ATGCGGCAGATCTTTGCCAAACGCTTCCTCTCGGGCACAGCGCTCCTGCTTCTGGTGTCCTTCAGCGGGGGCGTCCTCCCGTCCTTCCTGGCTCCGCCGGTAGCGATGGCGGCAGAAACGGCAAAACAGCCGGTCGATGGCTTCGATCTTGATGAGGTCGATACTCTGTCCGGCGCGTATCTGGCGGCCCGCACGGCCAATACCGACCGCGATTTCACGACCGCCGTGACCCTTTACGAGAAGGCGCTGCGTTTCGAACCGCAGGATCTGGAAATCCGCGAAAGCCTGATGCTGTCGCTGCTGATGGCTGGCCGCTTCGAGGAAGGCGCGAAATACGCCAACGAGCTGCGCAAGGATCAGGCCGTTGAGCGCATTACCGCCATTGTCCGCGGTCTGGAGGCTATCAAAGGCAAAAAATACCGCACGGCGGAAAAAGTCCTTGCCTATAAGGGGCCGAACGATCTCGACCGGCTGACCAATGCGCTGCTGACCGCTTGGGCGAAAATGGGCGCCGGGCGTGGCAAGGAAGCCCTTGCCGATCTCGACAAGATGAAAGGCCCGGACTGGTACGGCATTTTCAAAAACTACAATGCGGGCGTGATGGCTGCCGCCATTGGCGACGAGACCAAGGCCCGCAGCTATCTGAGCGGCGTTATCACCGACCGCGAGGGCGGCGCGACCGCGCCCGACACGTTCCTGCGGGCTGTCATGGCCCTGGCGACGCTGGAAGCCAAGACCGGCAACAAGCAGAAAGCGCTCGATGCGCTGGCGGCTGGCGACGAAGTGTTGAACAATTATCCGCCCTTCAAGGCGATGCGCGAGCGGATCGAAAAGGGCGAGGTTCCCAAGCCGCAGGTGGCCACCGCCGATGAAGGAGCAGCCTCAGTGCTGTTTTCGATCGGTGGCGCCCTGAACCGCCAGGGAACCCAGGACACCGTTGCGCTCTATCTGCAATTGTCGCGGGCGCTCGATCCCGACAGTGCCGATACGCTGATCATGCTGGGTGGCATTGCCGAGGGCAACAAGCAGACTGATCTGGCCATTTCCTTCTACAAGCAGGTGCCGGCCGAATCGCCGATGCGGCGGATTTCCGAAATGCAGCTGGGTCTGGCGCTGGCCGAAACCGGCAAGGTCGAGGAATCCAAGGCCCATCTCAAATCGCTGATCGCCTCCGATCCGCAGGATATCCGCTCCTATCTGGCCTATGGCAGCGTGCTGTCGGATGCCAAGGACTACACCGAAATGGCCGCCAATTACGACAAGGCAGCGGAGATTCTTGGTTCGGCCCCCGGAAAGAACCAGTGGCCGGTGTTTTTCCAGCGCGGCATTGCCTATGAACGCCTGAAGAAATGGGACCAGGCCGAGCCGAATTTCCGCAAGGCGCTGGAGCTTAATCCCCAGCAGCCACAGGTTCTCAACTATCTCGGCTATTCCTGGGTGGATATGAACCGCAATCTCCAGGAGGGCCTGGAGATGATCAAGAAAGCCGTCGAGCTGAAACCTGATGATGGCTATATCGTCGACTCGCTTGGCTGGGCCTATTATCGGCTGGGCCGATATGACGAGGCGGTCGAGGAGTTGGAGCGCGCAGTGCAGTTGAAGGCCGGTGACGCGACGATCAACGACCATCTGGGCGACGCCTATTGGCGGGTTGGCCGCAAACTGGAAGCCACCTTCCAGTGGCGTCAGGTCCTGGCGTTCAAGCCGGAACCGGAACTGATCGCCACGGTGCAGGAAAAGCTGGAAAAGGGATTGCCTGACCTGCCCGCCGGGCCGGGGGCAGCCGAAGCCACGCCGCCAGTCGCCCCGGCGCCCACACCCACGCCGCAGACCCCGGACCAACCTGAAAAGAAATCCTGA
- a CDS encoding polyprenyl synthetase family protein, whose product MGAVIPLGDKKNKQASVQPLVDLTRNGMERVNQLILSKAGSDVQMIPEVANHLISSGGKRLRPMLTLASAAMFGYEGEGHIKLATSVEFMHTATLLHDDVVDESDLRRGKSTARMIWGNQASVLVGDFLLGQAFRMMVEVGSLEALDVLSTAASVIAEGEVLQLSVAKNMETTEDDYQAVIRAKTAALFAAAAEVGPIVAGTDKAARNALKSYGMNLGLAFQLVDDALDYGGKVADLGKNTGDDFREGKITLPVILAYRRGNEAERGFWREALEGGRHDDANLEKAMGLITKYNGLSDTVARAIHYGDVARDALAPVPDGVWKDALMDVIDFCIERVS is encoded by the coding sequence TTGGGCGCAGTGATACCGCTTGGTGACAAGAAAAACAAACAGGCCTCGGTGCAACCTCTGGTGGACCTGACCCGCAACGGCATGGAGCGGGTCAATCAACTGATCCTGTCCAAGGCAGGCTCCGATGTCCAGATGATCCCGGAAGTGGCCAATCACCTGATTTCCTCTGGTGGCAAGCGCCTGCGCCCAATGCTGACGCTGGCCTCCGCCGCGATGTTTGGCTATGAGGGCGAAGGCCATATCAAGCTCGCCACCAGCGTCGAATTCATGCACACTGCCACGCTGCTGCATGACGATGTGGTGGATGAGAGCGACCTCAGGCGCGGCAAATCCACCGCCCGGATGATCTGGGGCAACCAGGCCAGCGTGTTGGTCGGCGATTTCCTGCTTGGCCAGGCATTTCGAATGATGGTCGAAGTCGGCTCGCTGGAAGCGCTGGATGTCTTGTCAACGGCGGCCTCGGTGATTGCCGAGGGCGAAGTGCTTCAGCTTTCGGTCGCCAAGAACATGGAAACCACCGAGGACGATTATCAGGCGGTCATTCGTGCCAAGACGGCGGCGCTGTTTGCCGCCGCCGCCGAAGTCGGCCCTATCGTGGCGGGAACGGACAAGGCAGCCCGCAACGCGCTCAAATCCTACGGCATGAATTTGGGCCTGGCCTTCCAGCTGGTCGATGACGCCCTGGATTACGGCGGCAAGGTCGCCGATCTCGGCAAGAATACCGGAGACGATTTCCGCGAGGGCAAGATCACCCTGCCAGTCATTCTCGCCTACCGGCGCGGCAACGAGGCCGAGCGGGGCTTCTGGCGCGAAGCGCTGGAAGGCGGCAGGCATGACGATGCCAATCTGGAAAAGGCCATGGGGCTGATTACCAAATATAACGGTCTTTCCGATACAGTGGCGCGGGCCATTCACTATGGCGACGTCGCCCGCGATGCCCTGGCGCCGGTGCCTGACGGCGTCTGGAAAGATGCCTTGATGGACGTGATCGATTTCTGCATCGAACGGGTCAGTTAA
- a CDS encoding DUF2007 domain-containing protein codes for MHELIRTNDAVLLSFAQSLMKDAGIESLIADQSMSILEGSLGLLPRRFLVEPGRAEEARRILIDAGLGAELRDGAA; via the coding sequence ATGCATGAACTCATTCGCACCAATGACGCCGTTTTACTGTCCTTTGCCCAGAGCCTGATGAAGGATGCCGGTATCGAGAGCCTGATCGCCGACCAGTCGATGAGCATTCTGGAAGGATCGCTTGGGCTTTTGCCACGCCGTTTCCTGGTCGAGCCGGGCCGGGCAGAGGAAGCGCGGCGCATCCTGATCGATGCCGGTCTTGGCGCAGAGTTGCGCGACGGCGCGGCATAA
- a CDS encoding tRNA1(Val) (adenine(37)-N6)-methyltransferase, with protein MAFEGTASDIINETVDAFHRGGFFLVQPKGRGHRAGMDAMLLAALVGEGGTAADLGAGAGGAGLAVASRLPTAMVTLVERSPDMLSYAQKTLDLAENAHLAGRVQLVAADVTLTGRARRAAGLPDDAFDHVIMNPPFNDGRDRTTPDSLKAEAHAMDGDMFERWLRTAGAIMKPGGQLSLIARPQSVAEIIAACGKRFGGIEITLIHPREGESAIRLLLTAIKGSRARLTFRSPLIMHGPEGHAFLPQVDALNNGRGGYPRLDIKTI; from the coding sequence ATGGCGTTTGAGGGGACTGCCTCCGATATCATCAACGAAACCGTCGATGCCTTTCATCGCGGCGGCTTTTTCCTCGTGCAGCCAAAAGGCCGTGGTCATCGCGCTGGCATGGATGCCATGCTCTTGGCAGCGTTGGTGGGGGAGGGTGGCACGGCTGCAGATCTGGGCGCTGGCGCCGGTGGCGCCGGTTTGGCTGTTGCCTCGCGTCTGCCAACGGCCATGGTGACTCTGGTCGAGCGCTCCCCTGACATGTTGTCCTATGCGCAAAAGACCCTCGACCTGGCGGAGAACGCCCATCTGGCCGGACGGGTCCAGCTGGTCGCGGCGGATGTGACGCTGACGGGGCGGGCGCGCCGGGCGGCGGGATTGCCGGACGATGCTTTCGATCATGTGATCATGAACCCACCCTTCAATGACGGGCGCGACCGGACAACGCCTGACAGCCTGAAGGCCGAGGCGCATGCCATGGATGGGGATATGTTTGAGCGCTGGCTGCGCACCGCGGGTGCAATCATGAAACCCGGTGGGCAATTGTCGCTGATTGCCCGACCGCAATCGGTGGCCGAGATCATCGCTGCCTGCGGCAAACGCTTTGGCGGCATCGAGATCACCCTCATCCATCCAAGGGAGGGCGAAAGTGCGATCCGCCTGCTGCTGACGGCGATTAAAGGCTCGCGTGCCCGACTCACCTTCCGCAGCCCGCTGATCATGCATGGGCCTGAAGGCCACGCCTTCCTGCCGCAGGTCGATGCGCTCAACAACGGTCGGGGGGGCTATCCGAGGCTGGACATCAAGACGATCTGA
- a CDS encoding S49 family peptidase: MAGLWKRWVPKRFRKQEIVIPVVRLHGAIMSGGSRFRPALNLAAIAPLLEKAFKLKDSPAVVLSLNSPGGSPVQSRMIFQRIRTLADEHSKTVLVFVEDVAASGGYMIALAGDEIIADPTSIVGSIGVVSGGFGFPELLKKIGVERRVYTAGENKVMLDPFQPEKQSDIEYLKTLQLDIHDVFIDMVKTRRGIRLNDNPELFSGLFWTGRKGFELGLVDGLGSMREEIKARYGKTARLELISGARGLFGRRLSGVDTAFSAPSDIGSAAAAGLVETLEDRALWARYGL, from the coding sequence ATGGCGGGTCTATGGAAGCGGTGGGTGCCGAAGCGGTTTCGCAAGCAGGAAATCGTCATTCCAGTCGTGCGGCTGCATGGCGCGATCATGAGCGGCGGCAGCCGGTTTCGCCCGGCGCTGAACCTCGCGGCTATCGCACCACTTCTGGAAAAAGCCTTCAAGTTGAAGGACAGTCCGGCTGTGGTGCTGTCGCTCAATTCGCCAGGCGGCTCGCCGGTGCAATCGCGGATGATCTTTCAGCGCATCCGGACACTGGCCGATGAACACAGCAAGACCGTGCTGGTGTTCGTGGAGGATGTGGCAGCCTCCGGCGGCTATATGATCGCCCTTGCCGGCGATGAAATCATTGCCGACCCGACCTCGATTGTCGGCTCGATCGGCGTCGTGTCCGGCGGTTTCGGCTTTCCTGAGTTGCTGAAGAAGATCGGCGTCGAGCGGCGTGTCTATACAGCGGGCGAAAACAAGGTGATGCTCGATCCGTTCCAGCCGGAAAAGCAGAGCGATATCGAGTATCTCAAGACCCTTCAGCTGGATATTCACGATGTTTTCATCGACATGGTCAAGACACGGCGCGGCATCCGGCTTAACGACAATCCGGAGCTGTTTTCCGGCTTGTTCTGGACGGGCCGCAAGGGTTTCGAACTTGGTCTGGTGGACGGACTGGGCAGTATGCGTGAGGAGATCAAGGCGCGCTACGGCAAGACAGCCCGGCTGGAATTGATTTCGGGTGCCCGCGGCCTGTTCGGCAGGCGTCTGTCTGGGGTTGATACGGCGTTTTCTGCTCCCAGTGATATCGGCAGCGCCGCCGCCGCCGGCCTTGTGGAGACGCTGGAAGATCGGGCGCTCTGGGCGCGCTATGGGCTTTAG